The following coding sequences are from one Panicum hallii strain FIL2 chromosome 5, PHallii_v3.1, whole genome shotgun sequence window:
- the LOC112891465 gene encoding uncharacterized protein LOC112891465, protein MGIMEGYPRKPITQHQSQMDALPAGASSSCSSATHAPPAPHHATAKKRHYSDRTKMILLFILTNSVSILLSVSFSHVTGVGSGGGDSGLDFALSVLSSSQSLAVDLHRRVEATDVIIKRLISNSGRMKRDEPPPQLTPEEELTLALGPHTLPFGYTPNLDSDKLYPAVGAACHRHRDELRKYMSYNMTGDCPSDEALAESLMLRGCEPLPRRRCRARGPAGFPDPTPFPESLWVIPPDKSVSWGPYSCKNYSCLVDRARRPGSHDCKACFDLAGKEQRRWVGNVGDLDYDIDTVLGSKPRGTIRIGLDIGGGTGTFAARMAERGVTVVTTTLDLGAPFGAFVASRGLIPLHLGAVAGRLPFFDGTLDIVHSAHVLSRWIPGEVLDAELYDIYRVLRPGGIFWLDHFFCAGKELTEVYVPIIEKVGFRKIRWNTGRKLDKGPNADEWYISALLERPMM, encoded by the coding sequence ATGGGCATCATGGAAGGCTATCCAAGAAAACCAATCACCCAACACCAGTCTCAAATGGACGCCCTCCCAGCCGGCGCaagcagcagctgcagcagcgCCACCCATGCACCGCCGGCGCCTCACCACGCCACGGCCAAGAAGAGGCACTACTCGGACCGCACCAAGATgatcctcctcttcatcctcaCCAACTCGGTCTCCATCCTCCTGTCCGTCTCCTTCTCCCACGTCACCGGCGttgggagcggcggcggcgactccGGGCTCGACTTCGCGCTCAGCGTCCTCTCCTCCAGCCaaagcctcgccgtcgacctccACCGCCGCGTCGAGGCCACCGACGTGATCATCAAGAGGCTCATCTCCAACTCCGGCAGGATGAAGCGGGACGAGCCCCCGCCCCAGCTGAcgccggaggaggagctcaCGCTCGCGCTCGGCCCGCACACGCTCCCGTTCGGCTACACCCCGAACCTCGACTCCGACAAGCTGTACCCGGCGGTCGGCGCCGCGTGCCACCGCCACCGCGACGAGCTCAGGAAGTACATGAGCTACAACATGACCGGAGACTGCCCGTCCGACGAGGCGCTCGCCGAGAGCCTGATGCTGCGGGGGTGCGAGCCGCTGCCGAGGcgccgctgccgcgcgcgcggcccCGCCGGGTTCCCGGACCCGACGCCGTTCCCGGAGAGCCTGTGGGTCATCCCGCCGGACAAGTCCGTCTCGTGGGGCCCCTACtcgtgcaagaactactcgtgCCTCGTGGACCGCGCTCGCCGCCCGGGGAGCCACGACTGCAAGGCCTGCTTCGACCTCGCCGGCAAGGAGCAGCGCCGTTGGGTCGGGAACGTCGGGGACCTCGACTACGACATCGACACCGTGCTTGGGTCCAAGCCGCGGGGCACGATACGGATTGGGCTCGACATCGGCGGCGGCACGGGCACGTTCGCGGCGCGCATGGCCGAGCGCGGCGTGACCGTGGTGACCACGACGCTCGACCTCGGCGCGCCGTTCGGCGCCTTCGTGGCGTCCCGGGGGCTCATCCCGCTCCACCTCGGCGCCGTCGCCGGGCGGCTCCCGTTCTTCGACGGCACGCTGGACATCGTGCACTCGGCGCACGTGCTGAGCCGGTGGATCCCCGGCGAGGTGCTGGACGCGGAGCTGTACGACATCTACCGCGTGCTCCGGCCGGGCGGGATATTCTGGCTGGACCACTTCTTCTGCGCCGGGAAGGAGCTGACGGAGGTGTACGTGCCCATCATCGAGAAGGTCGGGTTCCGGAAGATCCGGTGGAACACCGGCAGGAAGCTCGACAAGGGGCCCAACGCCGACGAGTGGTACATCTCGGCTCTGCTGGAGAGG
- the LOC112895664 gene encoding uncharacterized protein LOC112895664, with protein MARIKRHATRRLWRRSREEKRRLSEGGGGTVTQQTSEADNQSNSDLKIVLEDLTVEEIDRAYHCVFHFNEVYGSLLLKEDGLRDDIEKFCQLKASMDEKITNIKMMIRSPDSERIKKLKAATRRSSELQDVILTLEQDLASVKLGQTVAEANYVQLMCTYSQ; from the exons ATGGCGAGGATCAAG CGCCATGCCACCCGGAGGCTCTGGCGCCGATCGAGAGAAGAGAAGAGGCGGCTTAGTGAGGGTGGAGGAGGCACCGTCACACAG CAAACCTCTGAAGCTGATAACCAAAGTAACAGCGACCTCAAG ATCGTCCTGGAGGATCTAACCGTTGAAGAGATTGACAGAGCTTACCACTGCGTATTCCATTTCAATGAG GTCTATGGTTCGTTACTTCTGAAGGAGGACGGACTCCGTGATGACATTGAGAAGTTCTGCCAGTTAAAGGCTTCAATGGATGAGAAGATAACAAACATAAAGATGATGATAAGGTCTCCAGACTCCGAGAGGATCAAGAAGTTGAAGGCCGCCACAAGGAGGAGCAGCGAGCTACAGGACGTCATACTTACCTTGGAGCAGGATCTTGCAAGCGTGAAGTTGGGACAGACAGTCGCTGAAGCAAACTACGTACAACTCATGTGCACGTATAGTCAATGA